One window of Bos indicus isolate NIAB-ARS_2022 breed Sahiwal x Tharparkar chromosome 18, NIAB-ARS_B.indTharparkar_mat_pri_1.0, whole genome shotgun sequence genomic DNA carries:
- the MAP4K1 gene encoding mitogen-activated protein kinase kinase kinase kinase 1 isoform X1, whose translation MDLVDPDIFNRDPRDHYDLLQRLGGGTYGEVFKAREKVTGDLVALKMVKMEPDDDVSTLQKEILILKTCRHANIVAYHGSYLWLQKLWICMEFCGAGSLQDIYQVTGSLSELQISYVCREVLQGLAYLHSQKKIHRDIKGANILINDAGEVRLADFGISAQIGATLARRLSFIGTPYWMAPEVAAVALKGGYNELCDIWSLGITAIELAELQPPLFDVHPLRVLFLMTKSGYQPPRLKDKGKWSAAFHNFVKVTLTKSPKKRPSATKMLTHQLVSQPGLNRGLILDLLDKLRNPGKGAPVGEIEDEDPELPPAIPRRIRSTHRASSLGIPDADCCRRHMEFRKLRGMESRPPVDTALLQPPEDFKSGSPRRNLSESDDDYDDVDIPAPAEDTPPPLPPKPKFRSPSDEGPGGTGDDGQLSPGVLVRCASGPPPRTPHLGPPPATRSPHLTAHSEPSLWNPAPREPDQPPLLPPKKEKMKRKGCALLVKLFNGCPLRIHSTAAWTHPSTKDQHLLLGAEEGIFILNRNDQEATLEMLFSGRTTWVYSINNVLMSLSGKTPYLYSHSILGLLERKEGRTGSPIAHISPHRLLARKNIVSTKIPDTKGCRACCVAEGTSSGGPFLCGALETSVVLLQWYQPMNKFLLVRQVLFPLPTPLPVFALLTGPGSELPSVCIGVSPGRPAKSVLFHTVRFGALSCWLGEMSTAEHKGPVQVTQVEEDKVMVLMDGSLKLVTPEGAPVRGLRTPEIPMTEAVEAVAMVGGRLQAFWKHGVQVWALGSDQGEGRSLLDTDTAPFPPAAAGAQRPHPHLPSAWLPQACGGGDAPSRRSHCPQQSLHPGMSPRGGVRNQSRHLPPQRTHTPDPGMPLSPNKHDFSLCFHLGFGVGGRRGEQNSWMPPPPHQQSNTKMSGV comes from the exons ATGGACCTCGTAGACCCTGACATCTTTAACAGGGACCCCCGGGACCACTATGACCTACTGCAGCGGCTGGGTGGCGGCACCTATGGGGAAGTTTTCAAG GCTCGAGAGAAGGTGACAGGGGACCTGGTGGCACTGAAGATGGTGAAGATGGAGCCTG ACGATGATGTTTCCACCCTTCAGAAGGAAATCCTCATCTTGAAAACTTGTCGGCACGCCAACATCGTGGCCTACCATGGGAGTTATCTCTG GCTGCAGAAACTCTGGATCTGCATGGAATTCTGTGGGGCTGGTTCTCTCCAGGACATCTACCAAG TGACAGGCTCCCTGTCGGAGCTCCAGATCAGCTACGTCTGCCGGGAAGTGCTCCAG ggaCTGGCCTATCTGCACTCACAGAAGAAGATCCACCGGGACATCAAG ggAGCCAACATCCTCATCAACGATGCTGGGGAGGTCAGACTGG CTGACTTTGGTATCTCGGCCCAGATCGGGGCAACACTAGCTCGACGCCTCTCTTTCATTGGGACGCCCTACTG GATGGCTCCGGAAGTGGCGGCCGTGGCCCTGAAGGGGGGATACAATGAACTGTGTGATATCTGGTCCCTGGGCATCACAGCCATCGAATTAGCCGAGCTACAGCCACCACTCTTTGACGTGCATCCTCTCAG GGTTCTCTTCCTCATGACCAAGAGTGGCTACCAGCCGCCCAGGCTAAAGGATAAAGGCAAATG GTCGGCTGCTTTCCACAACTTCGTCAAAGTCACCCTCACTAAGAGCCCCAAGAAGCGACCCAGTGCCACCAAGATGCTCACT catCAACTGGTGTCCCAGCCTGGGCTCAACAGGGGCCTTATCCTAGATCTTCTGGACAAACTGAGGAACCCCGGGAAGGGGGCCCCTGTGGGCGAGATTGAAGATGAAGACCCTGAG CTCCCCCCGGCCATCCCTCGGCGGATCCGATCCACCCATCGGGCCAGCTCTCTGGGGATCCCAGATGCAGATTGCTGTC GGCGGCACATGGAGTTCAGGAAGCTCAGAGGCATGGAGTCCAGGCCCCCGGTGGACACG GCTCTCCTACAGCCCCCTGAAGACTTCAAGAGCGGCAGTCCTAG GAGGAACCTATCAGAGTCCGATGATGACTATGACGACGTGGACAT CCCTGCCCCTGCAGAAGACACACCTCCTCCACTGCCCCCCAAG CCCAAGTTCCGTTCTCCGTCGGATGAGGGTCCTGGGGGGACTGGGGATGATGGCCAGCTGAGCCCGGGGGTGCTGGTCCGGTGTGCCAGTGGGCCTCCCCCACGCACCCCCCATCTCGGGCCTCCCCCAGCCACCCGAAGCCCCCACCTCACTGCCCACTCAG AACCCTCACTCTGGAACCCAGCCCCTCGAGAGCCTGACCAGCCCCCACTGTTGCCCCCCaagaaggaaaagatgaagagaaag GGATGTGCCCTTCTCGTCAAGTTGTTCAATGGCTGTCCCCTCCGGATCCACAGCACGGCGGCCTGGACACACCCCTCCACCAAGG ACCAGCACCTGCTCCTGGGGGCTGAGGAAGGCATTTTTATCCTGAACCGAAATGACCAGGAGGCTACGCTGGAAATG CTTTTTTCTGGCCGGACTACCTGGGTGTACTCCATCAACAATGTCCTCATGTCTCTCTCAG GAAAGACCCCCTACCTGTATTCTCATAGCATCCTGGGCCTGCTGGAACGGAAAGAGGGCAGAACAGGAAGCCCCATCGCTCACATTAGCCCCCACCGGCTACTTGCAAG GAAGAACATAGTCTCCACTAAGATCCCGGACACCAAAGGCTGCCGGGCGTGCTGTGTGG CGGAGGGCACCAGCTCCGGAGGCCCGTTCCTGTGTGGGGCTTTGGAGACATCCGTGGTCCTGCTTCAGTGGTACCAGCCCATGAACAAGTTCCTGCTGGTCCGG CAGGTGCTGTTCCCGCTCCCTACGCCTCTGCCTGTGTTTGCACTGCTGACCGGGCCAGGCTCCGAGCTGCCCTCAGTGTGCATCGGCGTGAGCCCCGGAAGGCCGGCGAAGTCGGTGCTCTTCCACACCGTGCGCTTCGGTGCGCTCTCCTGCTGGCTGGGCGAGATGAGCACGG CAGAGCACAAGGGACCAGTACAGGTGACCCAGGTCGAGGAAGACAAGGTGATGGTGTTGATGGACG GGTCCCTGAAGCTGGTAACCCCAGAGGGGGCCCCGGTCCGGGGGCTTCGAACTCCAGAGATCCCCATGACTGAAGCAGTGGAGGCCGTGG CTATGGTCGGGGGTCGGCTCCAGGCCTTCTGGAAGCATGGAGTGCAGGTGTGGGCTCTAGGCTCGGACCAG ggagaggggaggagtctTCTAGACACTGATACAGCACCTTTTCCCCCAGCTGCTGCAGGAGCTCAGagaccccaccctcaccttccgTCTGCTTGGCTCCCCCAG gccTGTGGTGGTGGAGACGCGCCCAGCAGACGATCCCACTGCCCCCAGCAATCTCTACATCCAGGAATGAGTCCCCGAGGGGGTGTTAGGAACCAGTCTcgacacctccctccccaacggACACACACTCCTGATCCTGGCATGCCCCTGTCTCCCAATAAACATGACTTCAGTCTCTGCTTTCATCTTGGttttggggttggggggaggagaggagagcagaATTCCTggatgcccccccccccccatcagcAATCCAATACAAAGATGTCAGGGGTGTAG
- the MAP4K1 gene encoding mitogen-activated protein kinase kinase kinase kinase 1 isoform X2, translating into MDLVDPDIFNRDPRDHYDLLQRLGGGTYGEVFKAREKVTGDLVALKMVKMEPDDDVSTLQKEILILKTCRHANIVAYHGSYLWLQKLWICMEFCGAGSLQDIYQVTGSLSELQISYVCREVLQGLAYLHSQKKIHRDIKGANILINDAGEVRLADFGISAQIGATLARRLSFIGTPYWMAPEVAAVALKGGYNELCDIWSLGITAIELAELQPPLFDVHPLRVLFLMTKSGYQPPRLKDKGKWSAAFHNFVKVTLTKSPKKRPSATKMLTHQLVSQPGLNRGLILDLLDKLRNPGKGAPVGEIEDEDPELPPAIPRRIRSTHRASSLGIPDADCCRRHMEFRKLRGMESRPPVDTALLQPPEDFKSGSPRRNLSESDDDYDDVDIPAPAEDTPPPLPPKPKFRSPSDEGPGGTGDDGQLSPGVLVRCASGPPPRTPHLGPPPATRSPHLTAHSEPSLWNPAPREPDQPPLLPPKKEKMKRKGCALLVKLFNGCPLRIHSTAAWTHPSTKDQHLLLGAEEGIFILNRNDQEATLEMLFSGRTTWVYSINNVLMSLSGKTPYLYSHSILGLLERKEGRTGSPIAHISPHRLLARKNIVSTKIPDTKGCRACCVAEGTSSGGPFLCGALETSVVLLQWYQPMNKFLLVRQVLFPLPTPLPVFALLTGPGSELPSVCIGVSPGRPAKSVLFHTVRFGALSCWLGEMSTEHKGPVQVTQVEEDKVMVLMDGSLKLVTPEGAPVRGLRTPEIPMTEAVEAVAMVGGRLQAFWKHGVQVWALGSDQGEGRSLLDTDTAPFPPAAAGAQRPHPHLPSAWLPQACGGGDAPSRRSHCPQQSLHPGMSPRGGVRNQSRHLPPQRTHTPDPGMPLSPNKHDFSLCFHLGFGVGGRRGEQNSWMPPPPHQQSNTKMSGV; encoded by the exons ATGGACCTCGTAGACCCTGACATCTTTAACAGGGACCCCCGGGACCACTATGACCTACTGCAGCGGCTGGGTGGCGGCACCTATGGGGAAGTTTTCAAG GCTCGAGAGAAGGTGACAGGGGACCTGGTGGCACTGAAGATGGTGAAGATGGAGCCTG ACGATGATGTTTCCACCCTTCAGAAGGAAATCCTCATCTTGAAAACTTGTCGGCACGCCAACATCGTGGCCTACCATGGGAGTTATCTCTG GCTGCAGAAACTCTGGATCTGCATGGAATTCTGTGGGGCTGGTTCTCTCCAGGACATCTACCAAG TGACAGGCTCCCTGTCGGAGCTCCAGATCAGCTACGTCTGCCGGGAAGTGCTCCAG ggaCTGGCCTATCTGCACTCACAGAAGAAGATCCACCGGGACATCAAG ggAGCCAACATCCTCATCAACGATGCTGGGGAGGTCAGACTGG CTGACTTTGGTATCTCGGCCCAGATCGGGGCAACACTAGCTCGACGCCTCTCTTTCATTGGGACGCCCTACTG GATGGCTCCGGAAGTGGCGGCCGTGGCCCTGAAGGGGGGATACAATGAACTGTGTGATATCTGGTCCCTGGGCATCACAGCCATCGAATTAGCCGAGCTACAGCCACCACTCTTTGACGTGCATCCTCTCAG GGTTCTCTTCCTCATGACCAAGAGTGGCTACCAGCCGCCCAGGCTAAAGGATAAAGGCAAATG GTCGGCTGCTTTCCACAACTTCGTCAAAGTCACCCTCACTAAGAGCCCCAAGAAGCGACCCAGTGCCACCAAGATGCTCACT catCAACTGGTGTCCCAGCCTGGGCTCAACAGGGGCCTTATCCTAGATCTTCTGGACAAACTGAGGAACCCCGGGAAGGGGGCCCCTGTGGGCGAGATTGAAGATGAAGACCCTGAG CTCCCCCCGGCCATCCCTCGGCGGATCCGATCCACCCATCGGGCCAGCTCTCTGGGGATCCCAGATGCAGATTGCTGTC GGCGGCACATGGAGTTCAGGAAGCTCAGAGGCATGGAGTCCAGGCCCCCGGTGGACACG GCTCTCCTACAGCCCCCTGAAGACTTCAAGAGCGGCAGTCCTAG GAGGAACCTATCAGAGTCCGATGATGACTATGACGACGTGGACAT CCCTGCCCCTGCAGAAGACACACCTCCTCCACTGCCCCCCAAG CCCAAGTTCCGTTCTCCGTCGGATGAGGGTCCTGGGGGGACTGGGGATGATGGCCAGCTGAGCCCGGGGGTGCTGGTCCGGTGTGCCAGTGGGCCTCCCCCACGCACCCCCCATCTCGGGCCTCCCCCAGCCACCCGAAGCCCCCACCTCACTGCCCACTCAG AACCCTCACTCTGGAACCCAGCCCCTCGAGAGCCTGACCAGCCCCCACTGTTGCCCCCCaagaaggaaaagatgaagagaaag GGATGTGCCCTTCTCGTCAAGTTGTTCAATGGCTGTCCCCTCCGGATCCACAGCACGGCGGCCTGGACACACCCCTCCACCAAGG ACCAGCACCTGCTCCTGGGGGCTGAGGAAGGCATTTTTATCCTGAACCGAAATGACCAGGAGGCTACGCTGGAAATG CTTTTTTCTGGCCGGACTACCTGGGTGTACTCCATCAACAATGTCCTCATGTCTCTCTCAG GAAAGACCCCCTACCTGTATTCTCATAGCATCCTGGGCCTGCTGGAACGGAAAGAGGGCAGAACAGGAAGCCCCATCGCTCACATTAGCCCCCACCGGCTACTTGCAAG GAAGAACATAGTCTCCACTAAGATCCCGGACACCAAAGGCTGCCGGGCGTGCTGTGTGG CGGAGGGCACCAGCTCCGGAGGCCCGTTCCTGTGTGGGGCTTTGGAGACATCCGTGGTCCTGCTTCAGTGGTACCAGCCCATGAACAAGTTCCTGCTGGTCCGG CAGGTGCTGTTCCCGCTCCCTACGCCTCTGCCTGTGTTTGCACTGCTGACCGGGCCAGGCTCCGAGCTGCCCTCAGTGTGCATCGGCGTGAGCCCCGGAAGGCCGGCGAAGTCGGTGCTCTTCCACACCGTGCGCTTCGGTGCGCTCTCCTGCTGGCTGGGCGAGATGAGCACGG AGCACAAGGGACCAGTACAGGTGACCCAGGTCGAGGAAGACAAGGTGATGGTGTTGATGGACG GGTCCCTGAAGCTGGTAACCCCAGAGGGGGCCCCGGTCCGGGGGCTTCGAACTCCAGAGATCCCCATGACTGAAGCAGTGGAGGCCGTGG CTATGGTCGGGGGTCGGCTCCAGGCCTTCTGGAAGCATGGAGTGCAGGTGTGGGCTCTAGGCTCGGACCAG ggagaggggaggagtctTCTAGACACTGATACAGCACCTTTTCCCCCAGCTGCTGCAGGAGCTCAGagaccccaccctcaccttccgTCTGCTTGGCTCCCCCAG gccTGTGGTGGTGGAGACGCGCCCAGCAGACGATCCCACTGCCCCCAGCAATCTCTACATCCAGGAATGAGTCCCCGAGGGGGTGTTAGGAACCAGTCTcgacacctccctccccaacggACACACACTCCTGATCCTGGCATGCCCCTGTCTCCCAATAAACATGACTTCAGTCTCTGCTTTCATCTTGGttttggggttggggggaggagaggagagcagaATTCCTggatgcccccccccccccatcagcAATCCAATACAAAGATGTCAGGGGTGTAG
- the MAP4K1 gene encoding mitogen-activated protein kinase kinase kinase kinase 1 isoform X4, whose product MDLVDPDIFNRDPRDHYDLLQRLGGGTYGEVFKAREKVTGDLVALKMVKMEPDDDVSTLQKEILILKTCRHANIVAYHGSYLWLQKLWICMEFCGAGSLQDIYQVTGSLSELQISYVCREVLQGLAYLHSQKKIHRDIKGANILINDAGEVRLADFGISAQIGATLARRLSFIGTPYWMAPEVAAVALKGGYNELCDIWSLGITAIELAELQPPLFDVHPLRVLFLMTKSGYQPPRLKDKGKWSAAFHNFVKVTLTKSPKKRPSATKMLTHQLVSQPGLNRGLILDLLDKLRNPGKGAPVGEIEDEDPELPPAIPRRIRSTHRASSLGIPDADCCRRHMEFRKLRGMESRPPVDTALLQPPEDFKSGSPRRNLSESDDDYDDVDIPAPAEDTPPPLPPKPKFRSPSDEGPGGTGDDGQLSPGVLVRCASGPPPRTPHLGPPPATRSPHLTAHSEPSLWNPAPREPDQPPLLPPKKEKMKRKGCALLVKLFNGCPLRIHSTAAWTHPSTKDQHLLLGAEEGIFILNRNDQEATLEMLFSGRTTWVYSINNVLMSLSGKTPYLYSHSILGLLERKEGRTGSPIAHISPHRLLARKNIVSTKIPDTKGCRACCVAEGTSSGGPFLCGALETSVVLLQWYQPMNKFLLVRQVLFPLPTPLPVFALLTGPGSELPSVCIGVSPGRPAKSVLFHTVRFGALSCWLGEMSTAEHKGPVQVTQVEEDKVMVLMDGSLKLVTPEGAPVRGLRTPEIPMTEAVEAVAMVGGRLQAFWKHGVQVWALGSDQACGGGDAPSRRSHCPQQSLHPGMSPRGGVRNQSRHLPPQRTHTPDPGMPLSPNKHDFSLCFHLGFGVGGRRGEQNSWMPPPPHQQSNTKMSGV is encoded by the exons ATGGACCTCGTAGACCCTGACATCTTTAACAGGGACCCCCGGGACCACTATGACCTACTGCAGCGGCTGGGTGGCGGCACCTATGGGGAAGTTTTCAAG GCTCGAGAGAAGGTGACAGGGGACCTGGTGGCACTGAAGATGGTGAAGATGGAGCCTG ACGATGATGTTTCCACCCTTCAGAAGGAAATCCTCATCTTGAAAACTTGTCGGCACGCCAACATCGTGGCCTACCATGGGAGTTATCTCTG GCTGCAGAAACTCTGGATCTGCATGGAATTCTGTGGGGCTGGTTCTCTCCAGGACATCTACCAAG TGACAGGCTCCCTGTCGGAGCTCCAGATCAGCTACGTCTGCCGGGAAGTGCTCCAG ggaCTGGCCTATCTGCACTCACAGAAGAAGATCCACCGGGACATCAAG ggAGCCAACATCCTCATCAACGATGCTGGGGAGGTCAGACTGG CTGACTTTGGTATCTCGGCCCAGATCGGGGCAACACTAGCTCGACGCCTCTCTTTCATTGGGACGCCCTACTG GATGGCTCCGGAAGTGGCGGCCGTGGCCCTGAAGGGGGGATACAATGAACTGTGTGATATCTGGTCCCTGGGCATCACAGCCATCGAATTAGCCGAGCTACAGCCACCACTCTTTGACGTGCATCCTCTCAG GGTTCTCTTCCTCATGACCAAGAGTGGCTACCAGCCGCCCAGGCTAAAGGATAAAGGCAAATG GTCGGCTGCTTTCCACAACTTCGTCAAAGTCACCCTCACTAAGAGCCCCAAGAAGCGACCCAGTGCCACCAAGATGCTCACT catCAACTGGTGTCCCAGCCTGGGCTCAACAGGGGCCTTATCCTAGATCTTCTGGACAAACTGAGGAACCCCGGGAAGGGGGCCCCTGTGGGCGAGATTGAAGATGAAGACCCTGAG CTCCCCCCGGCCATCCCTCGGCGGATCCGATCCACCCATCGGGCCAGCTCTCTGGGGATCCCAGATGCAGATTGCTGTC GGCGGCACATGGAGTTCAGGAAGCTCAGAGGCATGGAGTCCAGGCCCCCGGTGGACACG GCTCTCCTACAGCCCCCTGAAGACTTCAAGAGCGGCAGTCCTAG GAGGAACCTATCAGAGTCCGATGATGACTATGACGACGTGGACAT CCCTGCCCCTGCAGAAGACACACCTCCTCCACTGCCCCCCAAG CCCAAGTTCCGTTCTCCGTCGGATGAGGGTCCTGGGGGGACTGGGGATGATGGCCAGCTGAGCCCGGGGGTGCTGGTCCGGTGTGCCAGTGGGCCTCCCCCACGCACCCCCCATCTCGGGCCTCCCCCAGCCACCCGAAGCCCCCACCTCACTGCCCACTCAG AACCCTCACTCTGGAACCCAGCCCCTCGAGAGCCTGACCAGCCCCCACTGTTGCCCCCCaagaaggaaaagatgaagagaaag GGATGTGCCCTTCTCGTCAAGTTGTTCAATGGCTGTCCCCTCCGGATCCACAGCACGGCGGCCTGGACACACCCCTCCACCAAGG ACCAGCACCTGCTCCTGGGGGCTGAGGAAGGCATTTTTATCCTGAACCGAAATGACCAGGAGGCTACGCTGGAAATG CTTTTTTCTGGCCGGACTACCTGGGTGTACTCCATCAACAATGTCCTCATGTCTCTCTCAG GAAAGACCCCCTACCTGTATTCTCATAGCATCCTGGGCCTGCTGGAACGGAAAGAGGGCAGAACAGGAAGCCCCATCGCTCACATTAGCCCCCACCGGCTACTTGCAAG GAAGAACATAGTCTCCACTAAGATCCCGGACACCAAAGGCTGCCGGGCGTGCTGTGTGG CGGAGGGCACCAGCTCCGGAGGCCCGTTCCTGTGTGGGGCTTTGGAGACATCCGTGGTCCTGCTTCAGTGGTACCAGCCCATGAACAAGTTCCTGCTGGTCCGG CAGGTGCTGTTCCCGCTCCCTACGCCTCTGCCTGTGTTTGCACTGCTGACCGGGCCAGGCTCCGAGCTGCCCTCAGTGTGCATCGGCGTGAGCCCCGGAAGGCCGGCGAAGTCGGTGCTCTTCCACACCGTGCGCTTCGGTGCGCTCTCCTGCTGGCTGGGCGAGATGAGCACGG CAGAGCACAAGGGACCAGTACAGGTGACCCAGGTCGAGGAAGACAAGGTGATGGTGTTGATGGACG GGTCCCTGAAGCTGGTAACCCCAGAGGGGGCCCCGGTCCGGGGGCTTCGAACTCCAGAGATCCCCATGACTGAAGCAGTGGAGGCCGTGG CTATGGTCGGGGGTCGGCTCCAGGCCTTCTGGAAGCATGGAGTGCAGGTGTGGGCTCTAGGCTCGGACCAG gccTGTGGTGGTGGAGACGCGCCCAGCAGACGATCCCACTGCCCCCAGCAATCTCTACATCCAGGAATGAGTCCCCGAGGGGGTGTTAGGAACCAGTCTcgacacctccctccccaacggACACACACTCCTGATCCTGGCATGCCCCTGTCTCCCAATAAACATGACTTCAGTCTCTGCTTTCATCTTGGttttggggttggggggaggagaggagagcagaATTCCTggatgcccccccccccccatcagcAATCCAATACAAAGATGTCAGGGGTGTAG
- the MAP4K1 gene encoding mitogen-activated protein kinase kinase kinase kinase 1 isoform X3 encodes MDLVDPDIFNRDPRDHYDLLQRLGGGTYGEVFKAREKVTGDLVALKMVKMEPDDDVSTLQKEILILKTCRHANIVAYHGSYLWLQKLWICMEFCGAGSLQDIYQVTGSLSELQISYVCREVLQGLAYLHSQKKIHRDIKGANILINDAGEVRLADFGISAQIGATLARRLSFIGTPYWMAPEVAAVALKGGYNELCDIWSLGITAIELAELQPPLFDVHPLRVLFLMTKSGYQPPRLKDKGKWSAAFHNFVKVTLTKSPKKRPSATKMLTHQLVSQPGLNRGLILDLLDKLRNPGKGAPVGEIEDEDPELPPAIPRRIRSTHRASSLGIPDADCCRRHMEFRKLRGMESRPPVDTPPEDFKSGSPRRNLSESDDDYDDVDIPAPAEDTPPPLPPKPKFRSPSDEGPGGTGDDGQLSPGVLVRCASGPPPRTPHLGPPPATRSPHLTAHSEPSLWNPAPREPDQPPLLPPKKEKMKRKGCALLVKLFNGCPLRIHSTAAWTHPSTKDQHLLLGAEEGIFILNRNDQEATLEMLFSGRTTWVYSINNVLMSLSGKTPYLYSHSILGLLERKEGRTGSPIAHISPHRLLARKNIVSTKIPDTKGCRACCVAEGTSSGGPFLCGALETSVVLLQWYQPMNKFLLVRQVLFPLPTPLPVFALLTGPGSELPSVCIGVSPGRPAKSVLFHTVRFGALSCWLGEMSTAEHKGPVQVTQVEEDKVMVLMDGSLKLVTPEGAPVRGLRTPEIPMTEAVEAVAMVGGRLQAFWKHGVQVWALGSDQGEGRSLLDTDTAPFPPAAAGAQRPHPHLPSAWLPQACGGGDAPSRRSHCPQQSLHPGMSPRGGVRNQSRHLPPQRTHTPDPGMPLSPNKHDFSLCFHLGFGVGGRRGEQNSWMPPPPHQQSNTKMSGV; translated from the exons ATGGACCTCGTAGACCCTGACATCTTTAACAGGGACCCCCGGGACCACTATGACCTACTGCAGCGGCTGGGTGGCGGCACCTATGGGGAAGTTTTCAAG GCTCGAGAGAAGGTGACAGGGGACCTGGTGGCACTGAAGATGGTGAAGATGGAGCCTG ACGATGATGTTTCCACCCTTCAGAAGGAAATCCTCATCTTGAAAACTTGTCGGCACGCCAACATCGTGGCCTACCATGGGAGTTATCTCTG GCTGCAGAAACTCTGGATCTGCATGGAATTCTGTGGGGCTGGTTCTCTCCAGGACATCTACCAAG TGACAGGCTCCCTGTCGGAGCTCCAGATCAGCTACGTCTGCCGGGAAGTGCTCCAG ggaCTGGCCTATCTGCACTCACAGAAGAAGATCCACCGGGACATCAAG ggAGCCAACATCCTCATCAACGATGCTGGGGAGGTCAGACTGG CTGACTTTGGTATCTCGGCCCAGATCGGGGCAACACTAGCTCGACGCCTCTCTTTCATTGGGACGCCCTACTG GATGGCTCCGGAAGTGGCGGCCGTGGCCCTGAAGGGGGGATACAATGAACTGTGTGATATCTGGTCCCTGGGCATCACAGCCATCGAATTAGCCGAGCTACAGCCACCACTCTTTGACGTGCATCCTCTCAG GGTTCTCTTCCTCATGACCAAGAGTGGCTACCAGCCGCCCAGGCTAAAGGATAAAGGCAAATG GTCGGCTGCTTTCCACAACTTCGTCAAAGTCACCCTCACTAAGAGCCCCAAGAAGCGACCCAGTGCCACCAAGATGCTCACT catCAACTGGTGTCCCAGCCTGGGCTCAACAGGGGCCTTATCCTAGATCTTCTGGACAAACTGAGGAACCCCGGGAAGGGGGCCCCTGTGGGCGAGATTGAAGATGAAGACCCTGAG CTCCCCCCGGCCATCCCTCGGCGGATCCGATCCACCCATCGGGCCAGCTCTCTGGGGATCCCAGATGCAGATTGCTGTC GGCGGCACATGGAGTTCAGGAAGCTCAGAGGCATGGAGTCCAGGCCCCCGGTGGACACG CCCCCTGAAGACTTCAAGAGCGGCAGTCCTAG GAGGAACCTATCAGAGTCCGATGATGACTATGACGACGTGGACAT CCCTGCCCCTGCAGAAGACACACCTCCTCCACTGCCCCCCAAG CCCAAGTTCCGTTCTCCGTCGGATGAGGGTCCTGGGGGGACTGGGGATGATGGCCAGCTGAGCCCGGGGGTGCTGGTCCGGTGTGCCAGTGGGCCTCCCCCACGCACCCCCCATCTCGGGCCTCCCCCAGCCACCCGAAGCCCCCACCTCACTGCCCACTCAG AACCCTCACTCTGGAACCCAGCCCCTCGAGAGCCTGACCAGCCCCCACTGTTGCCCCCCaagaaggaaaagatgaagagaaag GGATGTGCCCTTCTCGTCAAGTTGTTCAATGGCTGTCCCCTCCGGATCCACAGCACGGCGGCCTGGACACACCCCTCCACCAAGG ACCAGCACCTGCTCCTGGGGGCTGAGGAAGGCATTTTTATCCTGAACCGAAATGACCAGGAGGCTACGCTGGAAATG CTTTTTTCTGGCCGGACTACCTGGGTGTACTCCATCAACAATGTCCTCATGTCTCTCTCAG GAAAGACCCCCTACCTGTATTCTCATAGCATCCTGGGCCTGCTGGAACGGAAAGAGGGCAGAACAGGAAGCCCCATCGCTCACATTAGCCCCCACCGGCTACTTGCAAG GAAGAACATAGTCTCCACTAAGATCCCGGACACCAAAGGCTGCCGGGCGTGCTGTGTGG CGGAGGGCACCAGCTCCGGAGGCCCGTTCCTGTGTGGGGCTTTGGAGACATCCGTGGTCCTGCTTCAGTGGTACCAGCCCATGAACAAGTTCCTGCTGGTCCGG CAGGTGCTGTTCCCGCTCCCTACGCCTCTGCCTGTGTTTGCACTGCTGACCGGGCCAGGCTCCGAGCTGCCCTCAGTGTGCATCGGCGTGAGCCCCGGAAGGCCGGCGAAGTCGGTGCTCTTCCACACCGTGCGCTTCGGTGCGCTCTCCTGCTGGCTGGGCGAGATGAGCACGG CAGAGCACAAGGGACCAGTACAGGTGACCCAGGTCGAGGAAGACAAGGTGATGGTGTTGATGGACG GGTCCCTGAAGCTGGTAACCCCAGAGGGGGCCCCGGTCCGGGGGCTTCGAACTCCAGAGATCCCCATGACTGAAGCAGTGGAGGCCGTGG CTATGGTCGGGGGTCGGCTCCAGGCCTTCTGGAAGCATGGAGTGCAGGTGTGGGCTCTAGGCTCGGACCAG ggagaggggaggagtctTCTAGACACTGATACAGCACCTTTTCCCCCAGCTGCTGCAGGAGCTCAGagaccccaccctcaccttccgTCTGCTTGGCTCCCCCAG gccTGTGGTGGTGGAGACGCGCCCAGCAGACGATCCCACTGCCCCCAGCAATCTCTACATCCAGGAATGAGTCCCCGAGGGGGTGTTAGGAACCAGTCTcgacacctccctccccaacggACACACACTCCTGATCCTGGCATGCCCCTGTCTCCCAATAAACATGACTTCAGTCTCTGCTTTCATCTTGGttttggggttggggggaggagaggagagcagaATTCCTggatgcccccccccccccatcagcAATCCAATACAAAGATGTCAGGGGTGTAG